In a genomic window of Streptomyces sp. NBC_01231:
- a CDS encoding GNAT family N-acetyltransferase: MLIREAVADDWPRIWPFWHRIVAAAETYAWAPDTSEEAARALWMAPAKRVYVVENDDGVVVASAYLTPNYGGPAAGIANAGFMVDPEQGGRGYGRALAEHLLSAAQAAGYRGMVFNAVVETNPAVKLWTSLGFTILGTVPDAYDHPRHGPVGLHIMYKAL; the protein is encoded by the coding sequence ATGCTGATCAGAGAAGCCGTGGCCGACGACTGGCCACGGATCTGGCCTTTCTGGCACCGGATCGTCGCCGCCGCCGAGACCTACGCCTGGGCGCCGGACACCTCCGAGGAAGCGGCCCGCGCCCTGTGGATGGCCCCGGCCAAACGCGTCTACGTCGTAGAGAACGACGACGGCGTCGTGGTCGCCTCCGCCTACCTCACCCCCAACTACGGCGGACCCGCGGCCGGCATCGCCAACGCCGGCTTCATGGTCGACCCCGAGCAGGGCGGCCGCGGCTACGGCCGCGCCCTCGCCGAGCACCTTCTGTCCGCCGCCCAGGCAGCCGGATACCGGGGCATGGTCTTCAACGCCGTCGTCGAGACCAACCCCGCCGTGAAGCTCTGGACATCCCTCGGCTTCACCATCCTCGGCACGGTCCCGGACGCGTACGACCACCCCCGGCACGGACCGGTCGGCCTGCACATCATGTACAAGGCGCTCTAG
- a CDS encoding family 20 glycosylhydrolase, which translates to MRKRLKLAGVLAVLTLLLAPAPAIARQQQSPPVTVPALSDWTPESGSYVYRSGARLVADGPDERRVADTLADDLRAAGHGRVPVVRGGARTGDIVIDVQPARTALGTEGYELHAGRSLSVTGATETGAFHGTRTLLQILAQGDRVPAGRTVDVPRYKERGVGVCACYVHISLPWLENLVREMAYNKLNQLLLELKVKSDTHPEANTWGYYTKDEIRRLVALGERYHVEIIPEINSPGHMDPWIENRPDLQLTDSDGAKQPSRLDITQPAAFTYYTSLIDEYAQVFTSTSWHMGADEYMLGSDFAKYPQILRYAQDRYGANATPQDAFIDFVNRVHAYASAKGKKLRIWNDGLTGANTVPVAAGTTVEHWLDVATKPSRLRAQGYPLMNAAYSLYLVRGGFHSDTKGLYEQSWDPRSFEGEKLASADGVTGAKISLWPDNGRGETENEVSGELWPALRHIAQATWGDPHPDATYAGFTGRGTAVGHAPGWRDLTRVPVPDGTYTLTAAGRTIDAEVRRTADGYASLRTQDGCLEVRGGKLTLNVPLQPGVEATWQSCDSANTLQRWQLVRDADGYRLVNAITQMALSVTDGGRLVQYPPDQHPPAVWQLTVH; encoded by the coding sequence ATGAGAAAACGGCTGAAACTGGCCGGCGTCCTGGCGGTGCTGACGCTGCTCCTGGCACCGGCTCCGGCGATCGCGCGGCAGCAGCAGAGCCCGCCGGTCACCGTGCCCGCCCTGAGCGACTGGACGCCCGAATCCGGCAGCTACGTCTACCGGAGCGGCGCGCGTCTGGTGGCGGACGGTCCGGACGAACGCCGGGTCGCGGACACCCTCGCCGACGATCTCCGGGCGGCGGGCCACGGCAGGGTGCCGGTGGTGCGAGGCGGCGCCCGCACCGGTGACATCGTCATCGACGTCCAGCCCGCAAGGACCGCCCTCGGCACCGAGGGCTACGAACTGCACGCCGGCCGCAGCCTGTCGGTGACCGGCGCGACCGAGACCGGCGCCTTCCACGGCACCCGCACCCTGCTCCAGATTCTCGCGCAGGGCGACCGCGTCCCCGCCGGACGCACCGTCGACGTGCCGCGCTACAAGGAACGCGGCGTCGGCGTCTGCGCCTGCTACGTCCACATCTCGCTGCCCTGGCTGGAGAACCTCGTCCGCGAGATGGCGTACAACAAGCTCAACCAGCTGCTCCTCGAACTCAAGGTGAAGAGCGACACCCACCCCGAGGCCAACACCTGGGGCTACTACACCAAGGACGAGATCCGCCGCCTGGTCGCCCTCGGCGAGCGGTACCACGTGGAGATCATCCCGGAGATCAACTCCCCGGGGCACATGGATCCCTGGATCGAGAACCGGCCGGACCTCCAGCTCACCGACTCCGACGGCGCGAAGCAGCCCTCGCGCCTCGACATCACTCAGCCGGCCGCCTTCACCTACTACACGAGCCTGATCGACGAGTACGCGCAGGTCTTCACCTCCACCTCCTGGCACATGGGCGCAGACGAGTACATGCTCGGCTCCGACTTCGCCAAGTACCCGCAGATCCTGCGGTACGCCCAGGACAGGTACGGCGCGAACGCCACACCGCAGGACGCCTTCATCGACTTCGTCAACCGCGTCCACGCCTACGCGTCCGCCAAGGGCAAGAAGCTGCGGATCTGGAACGACGGACTCACCGGTGCCAACACCGTGCCGGTCGCGGCCGGCACGACGGTCGAGCACTGGCTGGACGTGGCCACGAAACCCAGTCGACTCCGGGCCCAGGGCTACCCGTTGATGAACGCGGCGTACTCGCTGTACCTCGTCCGCGGCGGCTTCCACAGTGACACCAAGGGCCTGTACGAGCAGAGCTGGGATCCAAGAAGCTTCGAGGGCGAGAAGCTCGCCTCCGCCGACGGCGTCACCGGCGCGAAGATCAGCCTCTGGCCCGACAACGGGCGCGGCGAGACCGAGAACGAGGTCTCCGGCGAACTGTGGCCCGCCCTGCGGCACATCGCCCAGGCGACCTGGGGCGACCCGCACCCCGACGCCACGTACGCCGGGTTCACCGGGCGCGGGACGGCCGTGGGACACGCGCCCGGATGGCGGGACCTGACCCGGGTGCCGGTGCCGGACGGGACGTACACCCTCACCGCGGCGGGCCGCACGATCGACGCCGAGGTGCGGCGCACGGCGGACGGCTACGCGAGCCTGCGGACCCAGGACGGCTGCCTGGAGGTGCGCGGCGGCAAGCTCACCCTCAACGTGCCGCTCCAGCCCGGCGTCGAGGCGACCTGGCAGAGCTGCGACTCCGCGAACACCCTGCAGCGCTGGCAGCTGGTCCGCGACGCCGACGGCTACCGACTGGTCAACGCGATCACACAGATGGCCCTGAGCGTGACCGACGGGGGCCGACTCGTGCAGTACCCGCCCGACCAGCACCCGCCCGCCGTCTGGCAACTGACCGTCCACTGA
- a CDS encoding amidase family protein, which produces MTSWVGRTAAEIAAAVREKRATPREVVAEHLARIDRLDGRVGAFRVVRAEAALAEADEVAARGDLDTLPLAGVPVAVKDNLAVRGEARRVGSAATPDTPSAADHVTVARLRAAGAVVVGLTNVPELCVFGTTEGVHGTARNPWDTSRTAGGSSGGSAAAVAAGLVPIALGNDGMGSLRIPAANCGLVTLKPGPGVVPAGVSDGDWFGMSENGPLATTVEDARLMLAVLADTTFVRRDADATHRVAVSLRSPLAGVVVTTPYTTAVREAAGVLMKAGHQVRRADPPYPVSLSFTSLAHWTAGTAVDAQGLDRKRLARRTRVHAAVGRRFVNTVRTGGGREALRRRLEPFFEEYDVLLMPALARRSPKSAPWHERGWLRNVLANTNYSPLTPPWNLTGWPAMSVPFNTLPSGAPCAVQLVGRPGSEADLLEVAAQLEERHPWERTAPLE; this is translated from the coding sequence GTGACCAGCTGGGTCGGCCGGACCGCCGCCGAGATCGCCGCCGCCGTACGTGAGAAGCGGGCCACGCCGCGCGAGGTGGTCGCCGAGCACCTCGCCCGGATCGACCGGCTCGACGGTCGCGTCGGAGCCTTCCGCGTGGTGCGGGCCGAGGCGGCACTCGCCGAGGCCGACGAGGTCGCCGCGCGGGGCGACCTGGACACACTCCCGCTGGCCGGGGTGCCCGTGGCCGTCAAGGACAACCTCGCCGTGCGGGGCGAGGCCAGACGCGTCGGCTCGGCCGCCACCCCGGACACGCCCTCCGCCGCGGACCATGTCACCGTGGCCCGGCTGCGGGCGGCGGGCGCGGTGGTCGTGGGGCTGACCAATGTGCCGGAGCTGTGTGTCTTCGGCACCACGGAGGGTGTCCACGGCACCGCCCGCAACCCGTGGGACACCTCCCGCACGGCGGGCGGATCGTCCGGCGGCAGCGCGGCCGCGGTCGCCGCGGGCCTGGTGCCGATCGCCCTGGGCAACGACGGCATGGGCTCCCTGCGCATCCCGGCGGCCAACTGCGGCCTCGTCACCCTCAAGCCGGGCCCCGGTGTGGTGCCCGCCGGCGTCAGCGACGGTGACTGGTTCGGCATGTCCGAGAACGGCCCCCTGGCGACGACGGTGGAGGACGCGCGTCTGATGCTGGCGGTCCTCGCCGACACCACGTTCGTACGCCGGGACGCGGACGCGACCCATCGGGTCGCCGTCTCCCTGCGCAGCCCACTCGCCGGCGTCGTCGTCACCACGCCGTACACGACGGCGGTCCGGGAGGCGGCCGGCGTGCTGATGAAGGCGGGTCACCAGGTACGCCGGGCCGATCCGCCGTATCCGGTGTCGCTGAGCTTCACCTCGCTCGCCCACTGGACGGCCGGCACGGCCGTGGACGCGCAGGGTCTCGACCGCAAGCGGCTGGCCCGGCGCACCCGGGTGCACGCTGCCGTCGGGCGCCGCTTCGTGAACACCGTGCGCACCGGCGGGGGACGCGAGGCGCTGCGCCGGCGCCTGGAGCCGTTCTTCGAGGAGTACGACGTGCTGCTCATGCCGGCGCTCGCCCGCCGCTCCCCCAAGTCCGCGCCCTGGCACGAGCGGGGCTGGCTGCGCAATGTGCTGGCGAACACGAACTACTCGCCCCTGACCCCGCCGTGGAACCTGACCGGCTGGCCCGCGATGTCGGTCCCGTTCAACACCCTGCCCTCGGGTGCCCCGTGCGCCGTCCAGTTGGTGGGGCGGCCGGGATCGGAGGCGGATCTGCTGGAGGTGGCGGCCCAGTTGGAGGAGCGGCACCCGTGGGAGCGGACGGCGCCGCTGGAGTAG